One window from the genome of Toxotes jaculatrix isolate fToxJac2 chromosome 17, fToxJac2.pri, whole genome shotgun sequence encodes:
- the dcdc2b gene encoding doublecortin domain-containing protein 2B has protein sequence MAAGTAATTLLPPVKSVVVYRNGDPFYSGRRFVVNQRQVATMEAFLNEVTQNIGAQLAIRTLYTPRQGHRVTDLQDLQTGAQYVAAGFEKFKKLDYLNVGKKLPAAREETQAKAAQRPNVSAKWRKFIPVPCIIHVFRNGDLLCPPFRFILPRSMQQDLEQILSLVTEKVSLRTGAVRRLCSLEGVTVSSAGELETGRCYVAVGTERFKKLPYVELLVSKATERYYPGKRRLLRRTENRKAGSGPEDQCSDSALLDSPESDGRRVKSTGDEAAPPQAAQQRSRRQGADETSVFFARPVKLRKNRGQTRMPLSNGSVQPSVFKRPTRKRREEVRGAEEVQEDENTVTELPVDQRVAEIVEDEELNNTDDPLSNTQQVQTSEQNGAEQTEDSAKTKNSAAEILEPELKHTSSKSRPSSSTSQGRNREEKASFTS, from the exons ATGGCTGCCGGCACTGCAGCCACGACTCTCCTGCCTCCGGTGAAGAGTGTGGTGGTGTACAGGAATGGTGACCCCTTCTACAGTGGACGGAGGTTTGTGGTCAACCAGCGACAAGTGGCTACCATGGAGGCTTTTCTGAATGAAGTGACCCAGAACATCGGTGCACAGCTTGCCATCAGGACCTTGTACACCCCCAGGCAAGGCCACAGGGTCACGGACCTCCAGGACCTTCAGACAGGAGCCCAGTATGTTGCTGCTGGCTTTGAAAAGTTCAAGAAACTGGA CTACCTGAACGTAGGAAAAAAGCTGCCTGCTGCCCGTGAAGAAACCCAG GCAAAAGCAGCCCAGAGGCCAAATGTTTCAGCTAAATGGAGGAAGTTTATCCCTGTACCTTGTATTATACA CGTTTTCCGTAATGGAGATCTCCTGTGCCCGCCATTTCGATTCATCCTTCCTCGGAGCATGCAGCAGGATCTGGAGCAGATCCTGAGTCTGGTCACAGAGAAGGTCAGTCTACGAACCGGGGCCGTGCGCAG GTTGTGTTCTTTGGAAGGAGTGACTGTGTCCTCAGCTGGGGAGCTGGAGACCGGCCGCTGCTATGTTGCCGTGGGAACCGAGAGGTTCAAGAAGCTTCCATATGTGGAGTTGTTGGTTTCAAAAGCGACAGAGAG ATATTACCCAGGGAAGAGGAGGCTGTTGAGGAGAACTGAG aACAGGAAAGCAGGAAGCGGTCCAGAAGACCAGTGCAGTGACTCAGCTCTCCTCGACTCCCCGGAG TCAGATGGCCGGAGGGTGAAGTCAACAGGAGATGAAGCTGCACCTCCACAAGCTGCgcagcagaggagcaggagaCAGGGAGCAGATGAGACATCTGTGTTCTTTGCCAGGCCTGTCAAGCTCCgcaaaaacagaggacagacaagAATGCCACTCAGCAACGGATCTG TTCAACCTAGTGTATTTAAAAGACCCacaagaaagaggagagaggaggtgagaggagcCGAGGAGGTGCAGGAGGATGAAAATACAGTCACAGAGCTTCCTGTTGACCAG AGAGTGGCAGAAATAGTGGAGGATGAGGAGCTCAACAACACAGACGATCCTCTGAGCAACACACAGCAG GTACAGACATCTGAACAAAATGGTGCAGAACAGACAGAAGACTCTGCCAAGACAAAGaactctgctgctgaaatactg GAACCAGAGCTGAAGCACACATCTTCAAAGTCAAGGCCCTCATCATCCACCTCTCAAGGAAGGAACAGGGAAGAAAAGGCAAGTTTCACGTCTTAA